One Schistocerca nitens isolate TAMUIC-IGC-003100 chromosome 1, iqSchNite1.1, whole genome shotgun sequence DNA segment encodes these proteins:
- the LOC126233730 gene encoding leucine-rich melanocyte differentiation-associated protein-like, giving the protein MTSLRSHVYVGRRDNAVTSQQNYGILLKILDLTRNKFKNLDFLSEFRNLTSLILDRNKLDSDTILPHLPNLLLLWLNYSKVDELFPFIRNLQRSFPNLRFLSMLGNPAAPSYLNGGTEYEHLQYSLFVISWFRHLIHMYDRYVTIHERNEANRLFCRPFWNV; this is encoded by the exons ATGACATCATTAAGAAGCCACGTTTATGTGGGTCGGCGAGATAAtgctgtaacctcccaacagaa ttatggaatacttttgaagattcTTGATCTTACTCGTAATAAATTCAAGAATCTGGACTTCTTGTCAGAATTCCGTAACCTTACCTCTTTGATCTTGGACCGTAATAAGCTGGATTCAGATACCATACTTCCACATCTGCCAAATCTCTTGCTTCTCTGGCTTAATTATAGTAAGGTAGATGAATTATTCCCATTCATACGAAACCTACAGAGAAGCTTCCCTAATCTGAGATTTCTTAGCATGCTGGGAAATCCTGCTGCTCCAAGTTACTTGAATGGTGGAACAGAGTATGAACATCTTCAATACAGTTTGTTTGTAATATCCTGGTTTCGTCACCTGATTCACATGTATGATCGATACGTGACGATTCACGAAAGGAATGAGGCCAACAGATTATTCTGTCGCCCTTTTTGGAACGTTTAG